The following proteins come from a genomic window of Coffea arabica cultivar ET-39 chromosome 11c, Coffea Arabica ET-39 HiFi, whole genome shotgun sequence:
- the LOC113716741 gene encoding sphingosine-1-phosphate lyase isoform X1, with protein MESLNQLSSSLNRLRASVNVSLSNYEPLALVAAPILTLLLARLLQSFFDVISENGLKATILGFFMSCVKLVPGVKRYIDAEKQKVVDKMQTSGKSKRDDWISELPRTRLGAGVIEKMKDEKQKDVVWQGRCSGTVYIGGTEQEGHFPLINEACSMFAHTNPLHLDVFPSVVRFEAEVVAMTAALLGSKEKASGGQICGNMTSGGTESILLAVKSSRDYMRAKKGITKPEMIIPVSAHSAYDKAAQYFKIKLWRVPVNKQFQADARAIRRHINKNTIMIVGSAPGFPHGIIDPIEELGDLASSFGICLHVDLCLGGFVLPFARKLGYPVPPCDFSVQGVTSISVDVHKYGLAPKGTSIVLYRNHDIRKHQFVAVTEWSGGLYVSPTIAGSRPGGLIAGAWAAMMSLGVEGYLENTRAIMEASKRIQKGVQEIPELFIIGRPDMTIVAFGSDVVDIFEVNDIMSSKGWHLNALQRPNSIHICVTLQHVCVVEDFLKDLRESVQTVKENPGPISGGLAPIYGAAGKMPDRVMVKDLLVDFMDSSC; from the exons ATGGAGTCGCTGAATCAGCTGTCGTCTTCGCTGAATCGACTGAGAGCTTCGGTCAATGTTTCCTTATCGAACTACGAACCTCTCGCTTTGGTCGCCGCTCCCATTCTCACTCTGCTTCTGGCTCGACTGTTGCAATCATTTTTCGATGTTATTTCCGAGAACGGACTCAAAGCTACTATTCTAGGCTTCTTCATGAGCTGTGTCAA GCTAGTGCCTGGAGTAAAACGATACATCGATGCCGAAAAGCAAAAG GTTGTGGATAAAATGCAAACTTCTGGTAAATCCAAAAGAGATGATTGGATAAGTGAGTTGCCACGGACACGACTGGGAGCTGGAGTTATcgagaaaatgaaagatgagAAGCAAAAAGATGTGGTCTGGCAGGGCAGATGCTCTGGTACAGT CTATATTGGAGGAACTGAGCAGGAAGGACATTTTCCTTTGATAAATGAGGCATGTTCAAT GTTTGCACATACTAATCCACTGCATCTCGATGTATTCCCAAGTGTTGTAAGATTTGAAGCAGAGGTTGTTGCAATGACAGCTGCACTACTTGGAAGTAAGGAAAAGGCTTCTGGAGGGCAAATCTGTGGGAACATGACATCAGGTGGGACAGAAAGCATATTATTAGCGGTGAAATCATCTCGTGACTACATGAGAGCTAAGAAGGGAATCACTAAACCAGAAAT GATAATACCAGTATCTGCCCACTCTGCGTATGACAAGGCTGCTCAATATTTCAAAATCAAGTTGTGGCGAGTCCCAGTAAACAAACAATTTCAAGCAGATGCCAGGGCTATAAGAAGACATATCAACAAAAACACTATAATG ATTGTTGGATCAGCACCTGGCTTCCCTCATGGAATTATTGACCCAATTGAG GAGCTTGGTGATTTAGCTTCTAGTTTTGGAATTTGTTTACATGTAGACCTCTGTCTGGGTGGCTTTGTACTACCTTTTGCTCGTAAACTTGG GTACCCTGTACCACCTTGTGATTTTTCTGTTCAAGGAGTGACCTCAATCTCAGTAGATGTACACAAATATGGTTTGGCTCCGAAAGGAACTAGTATAGTTCTGTACAGAAATCATGACATCAGAAAG CATCAATTTGTTGCTG TTACTGAATGGTCTGGTGGGCTTTATGTCTCTCCAACGATTGCTGGGAGCAGGCCCGGAGGCTTGATTGCTGGAGCTTGGGCAGCAATGATGTCACTAGGAGTGGAAG GATACTTGGAAAACACAAGGGCTATAATGGAAGCTTCAAAGAGAATACAGAAGGG AGTGCAGGAAATTCCCGAACTATTCATCATTGGAAGGCCTGATATGACCATTGTGGCCTTTGGATCTGATGTTGTGGACATCTTTGAAGTCAACGATATTATGTCATCAAAAGGTTGGCATCTAAATGCGCTGCAAAGACCTAATAG CATTCATATATGTGTGACACTTCAGCATGTATGTGTTGTTGAGGACTTCTTGAAGGATCTCAGAGAATCTGTTCAAACT GTAAAAGAAAATCCAGGTCCTATTAGTGGAGGGCTTGCTCCAATATATGGTGCGGCGGGAAAGATGCCAGATAGAGTAATGGTCAAGGATTTGTTGGTGGATTTCATGGATAGTTCATGCTAG
- the LOC113716741 gene encoding sphingosine-1-phosphate lyase isoform X3, which translates to MESLNQLSSSLNRLRASVNVSLSNYEPLALVAAPILTLLLARLLQSFFDVISENGLKATILGFFMSCVKLVPGVKRYIDAEKQKVVDKMQTSGKSKRDDWISELPRTRLGAGVIEKMKDEKQKDVVWQGRCSGTVYIGGTEQEGHFPLINEACSMFAHTNPLHLDVFPSVVRFEAEVVAMTAALLGSKEKASGGQICGNMTSGGTESILLAVKSSRDYMRAKKGITKPEMIIPVSAHSAYDKAAQYFKIKLWRVPVNKQFQADARAIRRHINKNTIMIVGSAPGFPHGIIDPIEELGDLASSFGICLHVDLCLGGFVLPFARKLGYPVPPCDFSVQGVTSISVDVHKYGLAPKGTSIVLYRNHDIRKHQFVAVTEWSGGLYVSPTIAGSRPGGLIAGAWAAMMSLGVEGYLENTRAIMEASKRIQKGVQEIPELFIIGRPDMTIVAFGSDVVDIFEVNDIMSSKGWHLNALQRPNR; encoded by the exons ATGGAGTCGCTGAATCAGCTGTCGTCTTCGCTGAATCGACTGAGAGCTTCGGTCAATGTTTCCTTATCGAACTACGAACCTCTCGCTTTGGTCGCCGCTCCCATTCTCACTCTGCTTCTGGCTCGACTGTTGCAATCATTTTTCGATGTTATTTCCGAGAACGGACTCAAAGCTACTATTCTAGGCTTCTTCATGAGCTGTGTCAA GCTAGTGCCTGGAGTAAAACGATACATCGATGCCGAAAAGCAAAAG GTTGTGGATAAAATGCAAACTTCTGGTAAATCCAAAAGAGATGATTGGATAAGTGAGTTGCCACGGACACGACTGGGAGCTGGAGTTATcgagaaaatgaaagatgagAAGCAAAAAGATGTGGTCTGGCAGGGCAGATGCTCTGGTACAGT CTATATTGGAGGAACTGAGCAGGAAGGACATTTTCCTTTGATAAATGAGGCATGTTCAAT GTTTGCACATACTAATCCACTGCATCTCGATGTATTCCCAAGTGTTGTAAGATTTGAAGCAGAGGTTGTTGCAATGACAGCTGCACTACTTGGAAGTAAGGAAAAGGCTTCTGGAGGGCAAATCTGTGGGAACATGACATCAGGTGGGACAGAAAGCATATTATTAGCGGTGAAATCATCTCGTGACTACATGAGAGCTAAGAAGGGAATCACTAAACCAGAAAT GATAATACCAGTATCTGCCCACTCTGCGTATGACAAGGCTGCTCAATATTTCAAAATCAAGTTGTGGCGAGTCCCAGTAAACAAACAATTTCAAGCAGATGCCAGGGCTATAAGAAGACATATCAACAAAAACACTATAATG ATTGTTGGATCAGCACCTGGCTTCCCTCATGGAATTATTGACCCAATTGAG GAGCTTGGTGATTTAGCTTCTAGTTTTGGAATTTGTTTACATGTAGACCTCTGTCTGGGTGGCTTTGTACTACCTTTTGCTCGTAAACTTGG GTACCCTGTACCACCTTGTGATTTTTCTGTTCAAGGAGTGACCTCAATCTCAGTAGATGTACACAAATATGGTTTGGCTCCGAAAGGAACTAGTATAGTTCTGTACAGAAATCATGACATCAGAAAG CATCAATTTGTTGCTG TTACTGAATGGTCTGGTGGGCTTTATGTCTCTCCAACGATTGCTGGGAGCAGGCCCGGAGGCTTGATTGCTGGAGCTTGGGCAGCAATGATGTCACTAGGAGTGGAAG GATACTTGGAAAACACAAGGGCTATAATGGAAGCTTCAAAGAGAATACAGAAGGG AGTGCAGGAAATTCCCGAACTATTCATCATTGGAAGGCCTGATATGACCATTGTGGCCTTTGGATCTGATGTTGTGGACATCTTTGAAGTCAACGATATTATGTCATCAAAAGGTTGGCATCTAAATGCGCTGCAAAGACCTAATAG GTAA
- the LOC113716741 gene encoding sphingosine-1-phosphate lyase isoform X2 yields the protein MESLNQLSSSLNRLRASVNVSLSNYEPLALVAAPILTLLLARLLQSFFDVISENGLKATILGFFMSCVKLVPGVKRYIDAEKQKVVDKMQTSGKSKRDDWISELPRTRLGAGVIEKMKDEKQKDVVWQGRCSGTVFAHTNPLHLDVFPSVVRFEAEVVAMTAALLGSKEKASGGQICGNMTSGGTESILLAVKSSRDYMRAKKGITKPEMIIPVSAHSAYDKAAQYFKIKLWRVPVNKQFQADARAIRRHINKNTIMIVGSAPGFPHGIIDPIEELGDLASSFGICLHVDLCLGGFVLPFARKLGYPVPPCDFSVQGVTSISVDVHKYGLAPKGTSIVLYRNHDIRKHQFVAVTEWSGGLYVSPTIAGSRPGGLIAGAWAAMMSLGVEGYLENTRAIMEASKRIQKGVQEIPELFIIGRPDMTIVAFGSDVVDIFEVNDIMSSKGWHLNALQRPNSIHICVTLQHVCVVEDFLKDLRESVQTVKENPGPISGGLAPIYGAAGKMPDRVMVKDLLVDFMDSSC from the exons ATGGAGTCGCTGAATCAGCTGTCGTCTTCGCTGAATCGACTGAGAGCTTCGGTCAATGTTTCCTTATCGAACTACGAACCTCTCGCTTTGGTCGCCGCTCCCATTCTCACTCTGCTTCTGGCTCGACTGTTGCAATCATTTTTCGATGTTATTTCCGAGAACGGACTCAAAGCTACTATTCTAGGCTTCTTCATGAGCTGTGTCAA GCTAGTGCCTGGAGTAAAACGATACATCGATGCCGAAAAGCAAAAG GTTGTGGATAAAATGCAAACTTCTGGTAAATCCAAAAGAGATGATTGGATAAGTGAGTTGCCACGGACACGACTGGGAGCTGGAGTTATcgagaaaatgaaagatgagAAGCAAAAAGATGTGGTCTGGCAGGGCAGATGCTCTGGTACAGT GTTTGCACATACTAATCCACTGCATCTCGATGTATTCCCAAGTGTTGTAAGATTTGAAGCAGAGGTTGTTGCAATGACAGCTGCACTACTTGGAAGTAAGGAAAAGGCTTCTGGAGGGCAAATCTGTGGGAACATGACATCAGGTGGGACAGAAAGCATATTATTAGCGGTGAAATCATCTCGTGACTACATGAGAGCTAAGAAGGGAATCACTAAACCAGAAAT GATAATACCAGTATCTGCCCACTCTGCGTATGACAAGGCTGCTCAATATTTCAAAATCAAGTTGTGGCGAGTCCCAGTAAACAAACAATTTCAAGCAGATGCCAGGGCTATAAGAAGACATATCAACAAAAACACTATAATG ATTGTTGGATCAGCACCTGGCTTCCCTCATGGAATTATTGACCCAATTGAG GAGCTTGGTGATTTAGCTTCTAGTTTTGGAATTTGTTTACATGTAGACCTCTGTCTGGGTGGCTTTGTACTACCTTTTGCTCGTAAACTTGG GTACCCTGTACCACCTTGTGATTTTTCTGTTCAAGGAGTGACCTCAATCTCAGTAGATGTACACAAATATGGTTTGGCTCCGAAAGGAACTAGTATAGTTCTGTACAGAAATCATGACATCAGAAAG CATCAATTTGTTGCTG TTACTGAATGGTCTGGTGGGCTTTATGTCTCTCCAACGATTGCTGGGAGCAGGCCCGGAGGCTTGATTGCTGGAGCTTGGGCAGCAATGATGTCACTAGGAGTGGAAG GATACTTGGAAAACACAAGGGCTATAATGGAAGCTTCAAAGAGAATACAGAAGGG AGTGCAGGAAATTCCCGAACTATTCATCATTGGAAGGCCTGATATGACCATTGTGGCCTTTGGATCTGATGTTGTGGACATCTTTGAAGTCAACGATATTATGTCATCAAAAGGTTGGCATCTAAATGCGCTGCAAAGACCTAATAG CATTCATATATGTGTGACACTTCAGCATGTATGTGTTGTTGAGGACTTCTTGAAGGATCTCAGAGAATCTGTTCAAACT GTAAAAGAAAATCCAGGTCCTATTAGTGGAGGGCTTGCTCCAATATATGGTGCGGCGGGAAAGATGCCAGATAGAGTAATGGTCAAGGATTTGTTGGTGGATTTCATGGATAGTTCATGCTAG